One genomic region from Euzebya tangerina encodes:
- a CDS encoding sulfotransferase: MGEWPGDLRATDAGPVGVAPPTPVHRRVAKRLLRAAVDRGLPGTTPLDAHLVICGFPRSGSTLLQLVVDACVHDVCSFVGEVEARWAAQFANRNHRWLLTKRPADITAVDDVRCWYTRNPGRAVFLVTVRDPREVLTSTHKGYPPSRGYYCEIERWQDVHRRIRAIEADPDVVVVSYEELTGQPSDVEARLGAELGWSLSIPFERFHERARASTELPAIDVGALGGVRPLQPPPTGRWAAASHRERMREVVRRAPEVLSACRHWGYTTDDHWAEQL; encoded by the coding sequence ATGGGTGAGTGGCCGGGTGATCTACGGGCGACGGACGCGGGACCGGTCGGGGTGGCGCCCCCCACACCAGTCCACCGACGGGTGGCCAAGCGACTGCTCCGCGCCGCCGTCGATCGCGGCCTGCCCGGGACCACCCCCCTCGACGCCCATCTCGTCATCTGTGGCTTTCCGCGCTCGGGATCCACGCTGCTGCAGCTGGTGGTGGACGCCTGCGTCCACGACGTCTGCTCCTTCGTCGGTGAGGTGGAGGCGCGGTGGGCTGCGCAGTTCGCCAACCGCAACCACCGCTGGTTGTTGACCAAGCGCCCAGCTGACATCACCGCCGTCGACGATGTCCGCTGCTGGTACACCCGCAACCCGGGCCGGGCCGTGTTCCTCGTCACCGTGCGGGACCCGCGTGAGGTGCTCACGTCCACCCACAAGGGCTACCCGCCCAGCCGGGGCTACTACTGCGAGATCGAGCGTTGGCAGGACGTGCATCGGCGTATCCGCGCGATCGAGGCGGACCCCGACGTCGTGGTCGTGTCGTACGAAGAGCTCACCGGCCAGCCCTCGGACGTCGAGGCTCGGCTCGGTGCCGAGCTCGGCTGGTCGCTCTCCATCCCCTTCGAGCGGTTCCACGAGCGAGCCCGTGCCTCGACCGAGCTGCCTGCCATCGACGTCGGCGCCCTGGGCGGTGTGCGTCCGCTCCAGCCGCCCCCGACCGGCAGATGGGCCGCAGCGTCCCACCGGGAGCGAATGCGGGAGGTCGTCCGACGGGCTCCCGAGGTGCTGAGCGCTTGTCGGCACTGGGGCTACACGACCGATGATCACTGGGCTGAGCAACTGTGA
- a CDS encoding ATP-binding cassette domain-containing protein, producing MNRTSRRAITIEEVLRGRPSLGDLRIILLALREEVPQARRAIGTIVALTAAEVGAGIVVALSARVLIGRATDGAPGVAWAWVGIAAVAAVGSFAAARQRHLTQQRIVFACRQRAVDRLARRINGAPAEDLMAVPMAALREILMTDVDFAYRFGVDLVASTVVIGAWMAASVVVTAVLSPPLLAVLALAALVIGTVMARSVRRHLDLAGDRFAALADLSQRAREVVEVERVILARQLGLGERFVDTFLRAHHTYVDVSLAQERITATLRASLLGLNGVAFLITIVVGAAELSGGGLGVAELIVVLYVVSQLLVAVQQLGEFSYRAAETAKAGRRLLAYWDADPVRLDDGLVRRPQDRVEGVGLSFSYDGTHDVLQDASLTVRSDSVTTMTGASGAGKSTLALVLAGILQPGSGQVVVDGTGLEPGQRPDCLYIGSRPTLMEGSILDNLFRPTDRLDLAALEDLFGLLDGDPLDLAAPLIGPNGTGLSSGQAQLVGVARAWVRNPGFVIFDEATSALDMPSEARVQAALMEWCRRRVTLVISHRRCPWVDEADDRVTFGEVMHR from the coding sequence GTGAACCGCACCTCACGCCGAGCGATCACCATCGAAGAGGTGCTGCGCGGCAGACCGAGCCTGGGGGACCTGCGAATCATCCTGCTGGCACTGCGTGAGGAGGTCCCGCAGGCTCGTCGCGCGATCGGGACCATCGTCGCGCTGACTGCGGCCGAGGTCGGTGCCGGGATCGTCGTCGCACTCTCCGCACGTGTGCTCATCGGTCGAGCGACGGACGGGGCTCCGGGCGTGGCGTGGGCGTGGGTCGGCATCGCCGCGGTGGCCGCGGTCGGGTCCTTCGCGGCTGCACGGCAGCGGCACCTCACCCAGCAGCGCATCGTCTTCGCCTGTCGACAGCGTGCCGTCGACCGGCTGGCCCGGCGCATCAACGGCGCTCCGGCCGAGGATCTCATGGCGGTGCCCATGGCCGCACTAAGAGAGATCCTGATGACCGACGTCGACTTCGCCTATCGGTTCGGGGTCGACCTGGTGGCGAGCACCGTGGTCATCGGCGCCTGGATGGCGGCATCGGTGGTCGTCACCGCTGTGTTGAGCCCTCCCCTCCTGGCGGTCCTCGCGCTTGCGGCCCTGGTCATCGGCACGGTCATGGCCCGGTCGGTGCGTCGCCACCTGGATCTCGCGGGAGATCGATTCGCGGCTCTTGCGGACCTGTCCCAGCGCGCCCGCGAGGTGGTGGAGGTCGAGCGTGTCATCCTGGCGCGACAGTTGGGGTTGGGCGAACGCTTCGTCGACACCTTCCTCCGCGCACACCACACCTACGTCGACGTCAGCCTGGCGCAGGAGCGGATCACCGCAACCCTTCGGGCGTCGCTGCTCGGCCTGAACGGTGTTGCCTTCCTCATCACGATCGTGGTCGGGGCTGCCGAACTCTCCGGCGGTGGGCTGGGTGTGGCCGAGCTCATCGTCGTCCTCTACGTCGTCTCGCAGTTGCTGGTCGCCGTGCAGCAGTTGGGTGAGTTCTCCTATCGTGCGGCCGAGACCGCCAAGGCGGGGCGTCGGCTGCTGGCCTACTGGGACGCCGACCCTGTTCGGCTCGATGACGGCCTGGTGCGGCGCCCCCAGGATCGTGTCGAGGGCGTGGGGCTGAGCTTCTCCTACGACGGAACGCACGACGTCCTGCAGGACGCGTCACTGACGGTGCGGTCCGACTCGGTGACGACCATGACCGGGGCCAGCGGCGCAGGCAAGAGCACGCTGGCTCTGGTGCTCGCCGGCATCCTGCAGCCAGGTTCGGGTCAGGTGGTCGTCGATGGAACCGGCCTCGAGCCAGGGCAGCGTCCCGACTGCCTCTACATCGGATCCCGGCCGACGCTGATGGAGGGATCCATCCTGGACAATCTGTTCCGCCCCACGGACCGGCTGGACCTCGCGGCGCTCGAGGACCTCTTCGGGCTGCTCGACGGTGACCCGCTGGACCTCGCTGCGCCGCTGATCGGACCGAACGGGACCGGGCTCTCCTCCGGGCAGGCCCAACTCGTGGGGGTGGCCAGGGCCTGGGTCCGGAACCCGGGGTTCGTCATCTTCGACGAAGCGACGTCGGCCTTGGACATGCCGAGCGAGGCTCGAGTGCAGGCTGCGCTGATGGAGTGGTGTCGACGTAGGGTGACGCTGGTGATCTCCCACCGCCGCTGTCCTTGGGTCGATGAGGCCGACGACCGGGTCACCTTCGGCGAGGTGATGCACCGATGA
- a CDS encoding polysaccharide deacetylase family protein — MAAPRPTPINDAAAPAPALISPDRTGAVARAVSGVVRVTDDVLVRATGRRPLASALIDRTLWGPLQRGEPVIRPARPLLGLSFDCDYQEDTDALPLLGEVLAEVGVTASICAIGKLVERDPNPYGALVAAGHELVNHTHTHPDNPVLNPDREFWDLSEAEMAEEIGTAQDAFERQVGIRPTGFRSPHFKDAHRMLAAIERFEEMAYLSTVLQGKTPSGLPYRPARDAAVLSDRSHFVSSPDPAGNSRLVQLPLTPCPDHRWSPLCSYHTIRRPRLDATGQGMHPAEQFPQLWERMLDRAASDRYALVYFDPKDVAGSAEAASVFGEMLRIAVAAGWQVTTMAAVADLWPLP, encoded by the coding sequence ATGGCCGCTCCCCGACCCACCCCGATCAACGACGCTGCCGCCCCTGCGCCGGCCCTGATCTCTCCCGACCGGACCGGTGCCGTGGCTCGTGCGGTGTCCGGCGTCGTCCGCGTGACCGATGATGTGCTCGTCAGGGCGACGGGCCGCCGTCCCCTCGCCTCAGCGTTGATCGATCGGACCCTGTGGGGTCCGCTCCAACGGGGCGAGCCCGTGATCCGGCCCGCCCGGCCGCTGCTCGGGCTGTCGTTCGACTGCGACTACCAGGAGGACACCGATGCGCTCCCGCTGCTCGGGGAGGTGCTGGCCGAGGTCGGCGTCACCGCGAGCATCTGCGCCATCGGCAAGCTCGTGGAGCGCGACCCGAATCCGTATGGTGCGCTGGTGGCCGCTGGCCACGAGTTGGTGAACCACACCCACACGCACCCGGACAATCCGGTGCTGAACCCCGACCGGGAGTTCTGGGATCTCTCGGAGGCCGAGATGGCCGAGGAGATCGGCACGGCCCAGGACGCCTTCGAACGGCAGGTGGGAATCCGTCCGACGGGCTTCCGCTCGCCGCACTTCAAGGACGCACACCGCATGCTCGCCGCGATCGAGCGGTTCGAGGAGATGGCGTATCTGAGCACGGTGCTGCAGGGCAAGACCCCCAGCGGTCTGCCCTACCGACCGGCACGTGACGCTGCCGTCCTGTCTGACCGCTCACACTTCGTCAGCTCACCGGACCCCGCAGGCAACTCCCGACTGGTCCAGCTGCCGCTCACACCATGTCCGGACCACCGGTGGTCGCCGCTGTGCTCCTACCACACGATCCGTCGTCCGCGGCTTGACGCCACCGGGCAGGGCATGCATCCGGCCGAGCAGTTCCCGCAGCTGTGGGAGCGGATGCTCGACCGGGCCGCGTCCGACCGCTACGCACTCGTCTACTTCGACCCCAAGGACGTGGCCGGATCCGCCGAGGCCGCCAGCGTGTTCGGCGAGATGCTCCGCATTGCCGTCGCAGCGGGTTGGCAGGTCACGACGATGGCTGCCGTGGCAGACCTCTGGCCTCTGCCGTGA
- a CDS encoding glycosyltransferase family 4 protein yields MTTNRVLHVVESWPPVPSGYARRSHALVAAQSRQAAIDPAVLVTSRQWVYTDDVTSTPDHDLVVCRSSPSEDRWRRIRPFHVDVARLRDEVVSAARAHDATIVHVHWSSGIGRAAAMAATRLGLPLVAEVRFDLAGAVVAQGAVTPEVIESALRRRFESHLDDAAVVIAASHPTAELVRRTTGLAVEVVENAVEPGGFEAPDGAGAAERQDLGIRPERVVVGSTAKQLRYEGLDLLLSAAAACESPPVVLLIGTGPEASRLRREAATTGIDVRLTGAVPAARIPGLLAAMDLFVAPRRDTSITRWASPLKVLEAMDAGVAVVGSAVGDIPRLLAGGRGFIVAAGAVHELTAVLDEAMTRPDLRQGRATAAQAWIRQQGDWDAAAARYAEIYRTVPRVQR; encoded by the coding sequence GTGACCACCAACCGCGTCCTGCACGTGGTGGAGAGCTGGCCCCCGGTCCCCTCGGGCTACGCCCGGCGCAGTCACGCGCTGGTCGCTGCGCAGTCCCGCCAGGCGGCCATCGATCCCGCTGTCCTCGTGACCTCCCGTCAGTGGGTCTACACCGACGACGTGACCAGCACGCCGGACCACGACCTCGTCGTCTGCCGGTCGTCGCCGAGCGAAGATCGGTGGCGTCGCATCCGGCCCTTCCACGTCGATGTCGCGCGACTACGAGACGAGGTCGTGTCGGCAGCCAGGGCTCACGATGCGACGATCGTGCACGTGCACTGGTCCAGTGGGATCGGTCGGGCCGCAGCCATGGCAGCGACGAGGCTGGGGCTGCCCCTGGTGGCCGAGGTGCGCTTCGACCTCGCCGGCGCTGTCGTGGCCCAGGGAGCGGTGACGCCGGAGGTCATCGAGTCCGCCCTTCGACGCCGCTTCGAGTCCCACCTCGACGACGCGGCGGTGGTGATCGCTGCCTCGCATCCGACCGCCGAACTCGTGCGACGGACCACAGGCCTCGCCGTCGAGGTCGTGGAGAACGCGGTCGAACCGGGGGGCTTCGAGGCCCCCGACGGGGCGGGCGCTGCAGAGCGCCAGGACCTCGGCATACGGCCTGAGCGGGTCGTTGTCGGCTCCACCGCCAAGCAGTTGCGCTACGAGGGCCTGGATCTGCTGCTCAGCGCTGCCGCGGCCTGCGAGTCCCCGCCGGTCGTCCTGTTGATCGGCACCGGTCCGGAGGCGTCTCGCCTGCGCCGGGAAGCGGCGACGACCGGCATCGACGTCCGGCTCACGGGTGCGGTGCCGGCCGCCAGGATTCCGGGTCTGCTTGCTGCCATGGATCTCTTCGTGGCCCCTCGACGCGACACGTCCATCACGCGCTGGGCCAGCCCCCTCAAGGTCCTCGAGGCCATGGACGCCGGCGTGGCCGTCGTCGGCAGTGCGGTCGGCGACATTCCGCGCCTCCTCGCAGGTGGACGGGGGTTCATCGTGGCAGCTGGTGCCGTGCACGAGCTAACGGCCGTGCTCGACGAGGCGATGACGCGACCCGACCTGCGTCAGGGTCGTGCGACCGCCGCCCAGGCCTGGATTCGTCAGCAGGGTGACTGGGACGCCGCCGCCGCCCGATAC